A single genomic interval of Croceibacter atlanticus HTCC2559 harbors:
- a CDS encoding efflux RND transporter permease subunit, with product MAKLFSFGFWNTIARFILRNRLLILIAVIGATVFLGSQWKHMQFSFTEANLLPDDHPINIEYNKFLDKFGEEGNLIVIATNDSTLFIPKKFEAWNALTKKLRTYSEVESTIGVDNLKRLEKFSDPNRFELVDAAPKVLNADSLKNYETTIFNKLPFYEGLVYSKKTNTVQTALYLDKAIINKKARKDFILKELIPIIEEFEESQDINVYVSGMPYIRTLNSQNIIDEIGLFVGGALFVTSLIFFLFFRSFRATLISMITVLIGVMWAFGFLGLLRYEITVLTAIIPPLIIVIGIPNCIFLINKYQQEIKNHGNKAKSLQRVITKIGNATLMTNVTTASGFATFILTDSTLLKEFGVVASINILAIFLLSLLIIPILYSYLPMPKEKHLEHLNKRWVEGWVNWIENIVRHKRIMIYIVSIILLVTSIIGIYTIKLSGSLLEDMPKEASFFKDIEFFQDEFGGVMPLEILIDTKRKNGVLKAATLKRMDQLQELLVDVPELSKPLSVVSLVKYTKQAYYNGNPKYYQLPTSQERNFILPYTKNSSANGNILSTYVDSTGQYARMTTFMKDIGTEKMERIEEALWPQINKIFPEDRYDVTFTGRALIFQKGTTYLVNNLVLSLSLAILLIAVFMAWMFRSARMIFVSLVPNLLPLLVTAGMMGFLGIPIKPSTILVFSIAFGISVDDTIHFLAKYRQELKANNWRIKKSVYAALKETGVSMFYTSIVLFFGFSIFMISNFGGTKALGGLVSATLLFAMLSNLILLPALLLSLEKVIANKEVMREPSLRIIAEEEDMEDVENEKSTS from the coding sequence ATGGCTAAACTATTCAGTTTTGGGTTCTGGAATACAATTGCACGATTTATACTTCGAAATCGTCTATTAATATTAATTGCAGTAATTGGTGCTACCGTTTTTCTTGGTTCACAATGGAAACACATGCAGTTTTCTTTTACTGAAGCCAATTTACTACCAGATGATCACCCTATAAATATTGAGTACAATAAATTCTTAGACAAGTTTGGAGAAGAAGGTAATCTTATTGTTATTGCCACAAATGACTCAACATTATTTATACCCAAGAAATTTGAAGCTTGGAATGCCCTTACCAAAAAACTAAGAACTTACAGCGAAGTAGAATCTACAATTGGAGTTGACAACCTTAAGAGGTTAGAAAAATTTTCAGACCCAAACAGGTTCGAGCTTGTTGATGCTGCACCAAAAGTTTTAAATGCAGATTCATTAAAAAACTACGAAACTACCATATTTAACAAGCTTCCATTTTATGAAGGCTTGGTATATAGCAAGAAGACCAATACCGTACAAACCGCACTGTATTTAGACAAGGCTATTATAAATAAAAAAGCCCGTAAAGACTTTATACTAAAAGAACTCATTCCAATTATTGAGGAGTTTGAAGAAAGCCAAGACATTAATGTTTATGTCTCTGGTATGCCTTATATAAGGACCTTAAACTCACAAAACATTATTGATGAAATTGGATTGTTTGTAGGTGGTGCATTATTTGTAACCTCCTTGATTTTCTTCCTCTTTTTTAGAAGCTTTAGAGCCACTTTAATTTCTATGATTACTGTACTTATAGGTGTTATGTGGGCTTTTGGGTTCTTAGGCCTACTGCGATATGAAATTACTGTTCTTACGGCCATAATACCACCTTTAATCATTGTAATAGGAATACCTAACTGTATCTTCCTTATAAATAAATACCAACAAGAAATTAAAAATCACGGTAATAAAGCAAAGTCTTTACAACGTGTAATTACTAAAATTGGTAATGCAACTTTAATGACAAACGTAACTACAGCTTCTGGTTTTGCTACGTTTATACTTACAGACAGCACACTTCTTAAAGAGTTTGGTGTTGTGGCTTCAATAAACATATTAGCCATCTTCCTGTTAAGTCTTTTAATTATACCTATACTGTATAGTTACTTACCAATGCCTAAAGAAAAGCACCTTGAGCATTTGAATAAACGTTGGGTTGAAGGTTGGGTAAATTGGATAGAAAACATTGTGCGCCATAAACGTATAATGATTTATATAGTCTCTATAATTCTCTTAGTAACAAGTATTATAGGAATTTATACCATAAAATTATCAGGAAGCCTACTTGAGGATATGCCTAAGGAAGCTAGCTTTTTTAAAGACATTGAGTTTTTTCAAGATGAATTTGGTGGCGTTATGCCATTAGAAATTCTTATTGATACTAAGCGCAAAAATGGAGTATTAAAAGCTGCCACACTTAAACGTATGGATCAACTTCAAGAGCTTTTAGTTGATGTTCCTGAACTTTCTAAACCACTCTCTGTAGTGAGTTTGGTAAAGTATACAAAACAGGCTTATTACAATGGTAATCCTAAGTATTACCAATTGCCAACTTCTCAAGAGCGCAACTTCATCTTACCCTATACCAAAAACTCATCTGCTAACGGTAATATATTAAGCACTTATGTAGACTCCACAGGACAGTATGCCCGCATGACTACGTTTATGAAAGACATTGGTACAGAAAAAATGGAGCGCATAGAGGAAGCGTTATGGCCTCAAATTAATAAGATATTTCCAGAAGACAGGTATGATGTAACATTTACAGGTCGTGCATTAATCTTTCAAAAAGGAACTACGTATTTAGTAAACAACCTTGTGCTTTCACTATCATTAGCCATCTTACTAATAGCTGTTTTTATGGCTTGGATGTTTAGGTCTGCTAGAATGATTTTTGTATCACTAGTACCAAACCTATTACCATTATTAGTAACAGCTGGTATGATGGGCTTTTTAGGCATTCCTATAAAACCTTCAACAATTTTAGTATTTAGTATCGCATTTGGTATTTCTGTAGATGATACTATTCATTTCTTGGCAAAATATAGGCAAGAGCTCAAAGCAAACAACTGGCGTATTAAGAAGTCTGTTTATGCAGCTTTAAAAGAAACCGGTGTAAGTATGTTTTATACATCAATTGTATTATTCTTTGGATTTTCAATATTCATGATTAGTAATTTTGGAGGCACAAAAGCGCTTGGAGGCTTGGTTTCTGCTACGCTACTTTTTGCTATGCTTTCTAACCTTATTTTATTGCCTGCGCTATTACTATCTTTAGAAAAAGTGATTGCAAATAAAGAGGTTATGAGAGAACCATCTTTAAGGATAATTGCAGAAGAAGAAGATATGGAAGATGTAGAGAATGAAAAATCTACTTCTTAA
- the pyrH gene encoding UMP kinase — MQYKRILLKLSGEALMGNRQYGIDPDRLAEYAQDIKTIIDKGVEVAIVIGGGNIFRGVAGASRGMDRVQGDHMGMLATVINGLALQSACEDAGIQTRLQTAIKINEVAEPFIRRKAMRHLEKGRVVIFGGGTGNPYFTTDSAAVLRAIEIEADVILKGTRVDGIYTADPEKDKEATKFDYITFDDVLKKGLKVMDTTAFTLSQENKLPIIVFDMNTPGNLLKVVSGETIGTKVNM, encoded by the coding sequence ATGCAATACAAACGCATCTTACTCAAACTTTCTGGTGAAGCTTTAATGGGAAACCGCCAATACGGGATAGACCCAGATCGCCTAGCAGAGTATGCACAGGATATAAAAACTATTATAGATAAAGGTGTAGAGGTTGCAATAGTTATTGGTGGTGGCAATATCTTTAGAGGTGTTGCTGGAGCTAGTAGAGGTATGGATCGCGTACAGGGCGATCATATGGGTATGTTAGCCACTGTAATTAATGGCTTGGCGCTACAAAGTGCTTGTGAAGATGCCGGTATACAGACACGCTTACAAACCGCTATAAAAATAAATGAAGTTGCAGAGCCTTTTATTAGACGTAAAGCTATGCGCCATTTAGAAAAAGGACGCGTGGTTATTTTTGGTGGAGGCACAGGTAATCCTTACTTTACTACAGACTCTGCTGCAGTTCTTAGAGCTATAGAGATTGAAGCAGATGTAATCTTAAAAGGAACTCGTGTAGATGGTATTTACACAGCAGATCCAGAAAAAGATAAAGAAGCTACTAAGTTTGATTACATAACGTTTGATGATGTTCTTAAAAAAGGTTTGAAAGTTATGGATACAACGGCATTTACATTAAGCCAAGAAAACAAATTGCCGATAATTGTATTTGATATGAATACACCAGGTAATTTACTAAAAGTGGTTTCTGGAGAAACTATTGGAACCAAAGTTAATATGTAA
- a CDS encoding DUF6705 family protein translates to MMMTRIYLIAIILLTAISCKAQFVQETKPLYSNDNWREIAQENTYYKDFNNDLGRLVGTWKVTSGLETFELSLVFNEKYLTTSYTNAEYEEDMLYGEYKYINSEGIELVNSLGELQSSTDPYEHLIKGNYITNINNTELCETCTDELAVKLHIDDPQRDYIPYRMYIQHIPANSQGNPVEQIKLVMRVSGTFTYPLGELGDDRIRLGFYTLNKVE, encoded by the coding sequence ATGATGATGACTAGAATATATTTGATAGCTATAATACTGTTAACAGCAATATCCTGCAAGGCGCAATTTGTACAGGAGACCAAACCACTTTACAGTAACGACAACTGGCGTGAAATAGCACAAGAGAATACCTACTACAAGGACTTTAACAATGATTTGGGCAGGTTGGTTGGCACTTGGAAGGTTACCAGTGGCTTGGAAACATTTGAACTATCTCTGGTTTTTAACGAGAAATATCTTACCACATCATATACTAATGCTGAATATGAAGAAGACATGCTTTATGGTGAATATAAATACATCAATAGTGAAGGTATAGAGCTTGTCAACTCTTTAGGAGAGCTACAATCTTCGACAGATCCTTATGAACACCTCATTAAGGGAAATTACATAACAAACATAAATAATACCGAGTTGTGTGAGACCTGCACAGACGAGTTGGCAGTCAAATTACATATAGATGATCCGCAGCGGGATTACATACCCTATAGAATGTACATCCAGCACATCCCTGCCAACAGCCAAGGTAATCCTGTGGAGCAAATTAAGCTTGTTATGCGGGTTTCTGGCACATTCACGTACCCATTAGGCGAGCTTGGCGATGATCGTATTCGCCTTGGCTTTTATACTTTAAATAAAGTGGAGTAA
- a CDS encoding DUF5686 family protein: MLRLLVFVCCLFSITGTAQQYITGTVTTQKEPLAFAQISINNNPVTLTDINGVFEFTNSTSAKEFTVSYIGFAPKTIKLKDSKFKYSIVLKASQEQLNEVVLTEQNNPANEIIALAIKNKTQNDPDQKLSSYKYTSYNKFIIDNEDFKVDVDSANFEIETLINSSRAYLSEKVSTYEYSKEKGLKETVKGTNTAGFEKPVYELLALQLQSLSWYKEDYTVFETDYASPLSKKPFNNYRYKILDTTTGSRPAYVIYFKPKRQRAVAGLEGVLYLDTESLALQKAIGQLNGVVNIETTQEFSYLNSQDVWFPESSSVTIKPGKGGKSISVFGGNISVGQLQRKNIKKNDTISGIDADKLYLSSTSTVSDVVLNPDLALSRGNYAIEILPEAIDKPESFWETYRSEPFTDRDKATSKRVDSIVKAENIERRIDVIQNFNEGYYPIGFWDVDLRTLVKYNNYEGMRLGTGGITNQKFSKDFRLEGYGVYGFKDHTFKYSFGAGVLLREESSSWFNVNYTSDVAEVGSFVYLTDKLVYSLFEPRLVNIDFYYQHKTWRTSLQHKFTPKLLTETMFRRSHIFQTAGYRFLDDGVLYNDYRITEAVFAVRWSPFSKFLRGPRKTIEFEENFPKFSAQIVQSFDGVLEGDFNYTKIGAKIDYQIKRLNKSHTAILLEGDYSFGNIPLTHLFHAYPNAPTKETVFQRFSVAGRRSFETMYFSEFFSDKLATLQIRHTLRPLNFTTKFQPEVVLISRHAIGDSGNQENHSRPYNTLNHGYNEAGLEINKLFLGFGTSFAYRYGAYHLSDWTDNLSIKFTFYLKL; encoded by the coding sequence ATGCTAAGACTGCTTGTTTTTGTTTGTTGCTTGTTCTCTATAACGGGAACTGCTCAACAATATATTACAGGAACAGTTACAACACAAAAAGAGCCTTTAGCATTTGCGCAAATAAGCATAAACAATAATCCTGTTACCCTAACAGATATTAATGGGGTTTTTGAATTCACAAACTCTACTTCTGCTAAAGAGTTTACAGTTAGCTATATTGGTTTTGCTCCAAAAACTATTAAGCTAAAAGACTCAAAATTTAAGTATAGCATTGTCCTTAAAGCATCTCAAGAACAGCTTAATGAGGTTGTTCTTACAGAGCAAAATAATCCTGCAAATGAGATTATAGCATTAGCTATTAAAAATAAAACTCAGAACGATCCAGATCAAAAACTGTCTTCTTATAAATACACCTCTTATAATAAGTTTATTATAGATAATGAAGATTTTAAAGTTGACGTAGATTCTGCTAATTTTGAAATTGAAACACTTATAAATTCAAGTAGAGCCTATCTTTCAGAAAAGGTAAGTACTTACGAGTACTCTAAGGAAAAAGGATTAAAAGAAACTGTTAAGGGTACTAATACTGCCGGCTTTGAGAAACCAGTTTATGAACTTTTAGCATTACAACTACAGTCACTTTCGTGGTATAAAGAAGACTATACTGTTTTTGAAACCGACTATGCAAGCCCACTTTCAAAAAAGCCCTTTAATAATTACAGGTATAAAATACTAGACACAACAACTGGTAGTAGGCCAGCTTATGTAATTTACTTTAAGCCAAAAAGACAGCGAGCAGTTGCAGGTTTAGAAGGAGTTCTTTATTTAGACACAGAGTCTTTAGCGCTTCAAAAAGCAATAGGACAATTAAATGGTGTTGTAAATATTGAAACCACACAAGAGTTTAGTTATCTAAACTCACAAGATGTGTGGTTTCCAGAGTCGTCATCTGTGACAATAAAACCTGGAAAAGGAGGTAAATCTATCTCTGTTTTTGGTGGAAATATTTCTGTAGGACAATTACAAAGAAAAAACATTAAAAAAAATGACACCATAAGCGGTATAGATGCAGACAAGCTATACTTAAGCTCAACATCTACAGTTTCAGATGTTGTTTTAAATCCAGATTTAGCGCTTAGCCGTGGTAATTACGCTATTGAAATCTTACCAGAAGCAATTGATAAACCTGAATCGTTTTGGGAAACTTACAGGTCAGAACCATTTACAGATAGAGACAAAGCAACCTCTAAACGCGTAGACAGTATAGTTAAAGCAGAAAATATTGAACGCCGTATAGATGTTATTCAAAACTTTAATGAAGGTTATTACCCTATCGGTTTTTGGGATGTAGATTTAAGAACCCTTGTAAAATATAATAATTACGAAGGTATGCGTTTGGGAACTGGCGGTATTACCAATCAAAAATTTTCAAAAGACTTTAGGCTAGAAGGTTACGGTGTGTATGGATTTAAGGATCACACCTTTAAATATAGCTTTGGTGCTGGTGTGCTGCTTCGAGAAGAGTCTTCTTCTTGGTTTAATGTAAATTATACAAGCGATGTTGCAGAGGTTGGTAGTTTTGTTTACCTCACAGATAAGTTGGTGTATTCTCTTTTTGAACCAAGATTGGTTAATATAGATTTTTACTACCAGCATAAAACGTGGCGTACAAGCTTACAACATAAATTTACTCCCAAACTTCTTACTGAAACTATGTTCAGGAGAAGTCATATTTTCCAAACAGCAGGATACCGCTTTTTAGATGACGGCGTGCTATACAATGATTATCGCATAACCGAAGCTGTTTTTGCAGTAAGATGGAGCCCTTTTAGTAAGTTTTTGAGAGGGCCGAGAAAGACGATAGAGTTTGAGGAAAATTTCCCTAAGTTTTCTGCTCAAATAGTTCAAAGTTTTGATGGTGTTTTAGAAGGTGACTTCAATTACACAAAAATTGGTGCTAAAATAGACTATCAGATTAAACGCTTAAATAAAAGCCACACAGCTATTTTGCTAGAAGGAGATTATTCTTTTGGTAACATACCCCTAACGCATTTATTTCACGCCTACCCTAACGCACCAACTAAAGAAACTGTGTTTCAACGCTTTTCAGTAGCCGGAAGACGAAGTTTTGAAACTATGTATTTTAGTGAGTTTTTTAGTGATAAACTTGCAACCTTACAAATAAGACACACATTAAGGCCGCTTAATTTTACAACTAAGTTTCAGCCAGAAGTTGTGCTTATTTCACGTCACGCTATAGGTGATAGTGGCAATCAAGAAAACCACAGTAGGCCATACAACACACTAAATCACGGTTATAATGAAGCCGGTTTAGAGATAAACAAACTGTTTTTAGGGTTCGGAACCAGCTTTGCTTATAGGTATGGCGCCTACCATTTATCAGACTGGACAGACAACCTTTCTATTAAATTTACATTTTACCTTAAATTGTAA
- the tsf gene encoding translation elongation factor Ts, with amino-acid sequence MAKITAADVNKLRKATGAGMMDCKKALVEAEGDFDAAISILRKKGQKIAEKRADRDSSEGAVVAKINDDNTKGVVVSLNCETDFVAKNDSYVEMANKMGDIAINTNSKEEFLAADFDGMTVAEKLIEQTGVIGEKIEIGGFEVLEAPFVGSYVHGNKIGALVGLSKEIDNAAEVAKNVSMQVASMGATTLSYKDFDADFVASETDARIAAIEKENIELGRLGKTQKNVPQYISMSQLTPEVMAKAEEDIKAELKAEGKPEKIWDKIVPGKVERFVADNTTLDHEKALLDQRFIMDDSKNVAQYVASQGDADVVAFKRVTLG; translated from the coding sequence ATGGCAAAAATAACTGCTGCAGACGTAAATAAATTGAGAAAAGCTACCGGTGCCGGTATGATGGACTGTAAGAAAGCTTTAGTTGAAGCAGAAGGTGACTTCGACGCTGCAATTAGCATCTTACGTAAAAAAGGACAGAAAATTGCTGAAAAGAGAGCAGACAGAGACTCTAGTGAAGGTGCTGTTGTTGCTAAAATAAACGACGACAACACTAAAGGTGTGGTTGTTTCTCTTAACTGTGAAACAGATTTTGTTGCTAAGAACGATTCTTACGTAGAAATGGCTAACAAAATGGGAGATATTGCAATAAACACAAATTCTAAAGAAGAGTTTCTTGCTGCAGATTTTGATGGTATGACTGTTGCCGAAAAACTTATTGAGCAAACAGGTGTTATTGGTGAGAAGATTGAAATTGGTGGTTTTGAAGTTTTAGAAGCACCATTTGTAGGCTCTTATGTTCACGGTAACAAAATTGGAGCATTAGTTGGTTTGTCTAAAGAAATAGACAATGCTGCTGAGGTTGCTAAAAACGTATCTATGCAAGTAGCATCTATGGGTGCAACTACATTATCTTATAAAGATTTTGATGCAGATTTCGTTGCTTCTGAAACAGATGCTCGTATTGCTGCTATTGAAAAGGAAAACATTGAGTTGGGCCGTTTAGGAAAAACTCAAAAGAATGTTCCTCAATACATCTCTATGTCTCAGTTAACTCCAGAAGTTATGGCTAAGGCAGAAGAAGATATTAAAGCAGAATTAAAAGCTGAAGGAAAGCCAGAAAAAATTTGGGACAAAATTGTACCAGGTAAGGTTGAGCGTTTTGTTGCAGACAACACAACTTTAGACCACGAAAAAGCATTGCTAGACCAACGCTTTATTATGGATGACAGCAAAAACGTAGCACAATATGTAGCTAGCCAAGGCGATGCAGATGTTGTAGCGTTTAAACGTGTTACTTTAGGATAA
- a CDS encoding spondin domain-containing protein, translating to MTYSYKPFLLVLFCAFISCNVDEDANKNNEDNNFNTVNEVPEEPNDNTPLTATYTVEFIGEWTAESHPNMFPNDDHFSKTILLTHNANVTLFTEGELASTGIEDMSEIGDNDNLEVEMQTLISAGEANQYKIGPASIPGNGTDLLTVEATQNFSKLSYVAMIAPSPDWFSGVSSVSLFENDSWVNTVEIDVKAYDAGTENGNTFSYDNAETIPQQPITQISDAPLGDGTTVSPRLGYLRITLQE from the coding sequence ATGACCTATTCCTATAAACCTTTTTTATTAGTGTTATTTTGTGCGTTTATATCTTGTAATGTAGATGAAGATGCCAACAAAAATAACGAAGACAATAATTTTAATACAGTTAATGAGGTGCCAGAAGAACCTAATGATAACACACCCTTAACGGCAACCTATACTGTTGAGTTTATTGGTGAGTGGACCGCAGAAAGTCATCCTAATATGTTTCCTAATGATGACCATTTTTCTAAAACCATACTACTTACGCATAATGCTAATGTGACTTTATTTACTGAAGGCGAATTGGCTAGTACAGGTATTGAAGATATGTCTGAAATAGGCGACAATGACAATTTAGAAGTTGAAATGCAAACGTTAATATCTGCTGGAGAGGCAAACCAATATAAAATTGGACCAGCAAGTATACCAGGTAATGGCACAGATTTACTTACTGTTGAAGCTACTCAAAATTTCTCTAAGTTAAGTTATGTAGCTATGATAGCGCCAAGCCCAGATTGGTTTTCTGGAGTATCATCTGTATCATTATTTGAAAATGATTCTTGGGTAAACACTGTTGAAATTGATGTAAAGGCCTATGATGCTGGTACAGAAAACGGAAATACATTTAGCTATGATAATGCTGAAACAATACCGCAACAACCAATTACCCAAATATCTGACGCACCATTAGGAGATGGAACAACAGTATCACCACGTTTAGGTTATTTAAGAATAACGTTACAGGAGTAA
- the frr gene encoding ribosome recycling factor produces MNDDLKFIIDSTKEDMEKAIKHLEKKLINIRAGKASPAMLSGVMVDYYGSPTPLNQVGNVNTPDARTISIQPFEKSMIQEIEKAIMNANLGFNPMNNGESVIINVPPLTEERRKELAKQAKNEAEESKIGVRNDRKNANQEIKKLEDASEDLKKNAEIDVQNLTDKYIAKIDEVYAAKEVEIMKV; encoded by the coding sequence ATGAACGACGATTTAAAATTTATAATAGACAGCACTAAGGAAGATATGGAAAAAGCCATAAAGCACTTAGAAAAGAAACTTATAAATATACGCGCAGGAAAAGCTAGTCCTGCAATGTTATCTGGAGTAATGGTAGACTATTATGGGTCTCCAACACCTCTTAATCAAGTTGGTAATGTAAATACACCAGACGCAAGAACAATATCTATTCAGCCTTTTGAAAAATCTATGATCCAGGAGATTGAAAAAGCTATCATGAATGCCAATTTAGGTTTTAATCCTATGAACAATGGAGAGAGCGTAATTATAAACGTGCCACCATTAACAGAAGAGCGTCGTAAAGAATTAGCTAAACAAGCTAAAAACGAAGCTGAAGAATCTAAAATTGGGGTTAGAAATGACCGTAAAAATGCAAACCAAGAAATTAAGAAGTTAGAAGACGCTTCTGAGGATCTTAAGAAAAACGCAGAGATAGACGTACAAAACCTTACAGATAAATACATTGCAAAAATAGATGAAGTGTATGCTGCAAAAGAGGTTGAAATTATGAAAGTCTAA